A stretch of the Notamacropus eugenii isolate mMacEug1 chromosome 2, mMacEug1.pri_v2, whole genome shotgun sequence genome encodes the following:
- the CITED2 gene encoding cbp/p300-interacting transactivator 2 has translation MADHMMAMNHGRFPDGTNGLHHHPAHRMGMGQFPSPHHHHQPQQQHAFNALMGEHIHYGAGNMNATSGIRHAMGPGTVNGGHPPSTMPPTARFNNSQFMGPPVASQGGSLPASMQLQKLNNQYFNHHPYPHNHYMPDLHPASHQMNGTNQHFRDCNPKHSNSGGNSGGSSSGSSSGSSSNMPSSVPHVPAAMLPPNVIDTDFIDEEVLMSLVIEMGLDRIKELPELWLGQNEFDFMTDFVCKQQPSRVSC, from the coding sequence ATGGCTGACCACATGATGGCCATGAACCACGGGCGCTTCCCCGATGGCACCAACGGGCTGCATCACCACCCTGCTCATCGGATGGGAATGGGGCAGTTTCCAAgcccccatcaccaccaccagccACAACAACAACACGCCTTCAATGCCTTAATGGGCGAGCATATACACTATGGCGCTGGGAATATGAATGCCACTAGCGGGATCAGACATGCGATGGGGCCAGGGACTGTGAATGGAGGGCACCCCCCCAGCACTATGCCCCCCACGGCCAGATTTAACAACTCCCAGTTCATGGGGCCCCCAGTCGCCAGCCAGGGAGGCTCCTTACCGGCCAGCATGCAGCTGCAGAAGCTAAACAACCAGTATTTCAACCATCACCCTTATCCCCACAACCACTATATGCCGGATTTGCACCCTGCAAGCCACCAGATGAACGGGACGAACCAGCATTTCAGAGATTGCAACCCAAAGCACAGCAATAGCGGCGGCAACAGCGGCGgtagcagcagcggcagcagcagcggcagcagcagcaacatgcCTTCCTCGGTTCCCCACGTCCCCGCCGCGATGCTGCCTCCCAATGTCATAGACACTGACTTCATAGACGAGGAAGTGCTCATGTCCTTAGTGATAGAAATGGGTTTGGACCGCATCAAGGAGCTGCCCGAACTCTGGCTGGGACAAAACGAGTTCGATTTTATGACGGACTTCGTGTGCAAACAGCAGCCTAGCAGAGTGAGCTGCTGA